A genomic region of Leptolyngbya sp. FACHB-261 contains the following coding sequences:
- a CDS encoding alpha/beta fold hydrolase yields the protein MTTLDSSFLIPQLDLAIERVVKGNHEIGESDPKARIYSCFALLLATLPFAMIQINVALDQKDIYSFYLWIFIACIVASLPLLAVGWAESLVPPTLPVPERLADLAKIGLAKRCGHQGDWHWRGWKIRYTFIHNPHSQVPVILLHGFGGSIGHWRQNIVALSKHHSVYALDLLGFGASDKPDTPYSVQLWVEQVHAFWQTFVQVPAVLVGNSIGSLVSLSEAAVHPETACGVAMISLPDTTSHRETVPAILRPLLQGLQFCLLSPLLLQPLFHLLRQPWMVRRWAGLAYACQEAVTDELLEILTAPAREKGAARAFCAILKAMVSPQFGPCIQSILSKLRVPSLLLWGQQDRMIPKALAQRFVVYNPALQLVELENAGHCAHDECPERVNQELLGWIQTSVLQATA from the coding sequence ATGACTACGCTCGACTCATCATTCCTCATCCCGCAGCTCGATTTAGCAATTGAACGAGTAGTTAAGGGCAATCATGAGATAGGAGAAAGTGATCCTAAAGCTAGGATTTATTCTTGCTTTGCCCTGTTGCTAGCGACGCTGCCGTTCGCCATGATTCAGATCAATGTTGCGTTAGATCAGAAGGACATCTACAGCTTTTACCTCTGGATTTTCATTGCCTGTATAGTTGCTAGTTTGCCATTACTGGCTGTGGGCTGGGCAGAGAGCCTTGTACCTCCAACTCTGCCGGTACCTGAAAGATTGGCTGATTTAGCAAAAATTGGTTTGGCAAAGCGCTGTGGTCATCAGGGAGACTGGCACTGGCGCGGCTGGAAAATACGCTATACATTCATTCATAATCCTCATAGCCAAGTACCTGTTATTTTGTTGCATGGTTTTGGTGGCTCCATTGGTCACTGGCGACAAAACATTGTGGCTCTATCTAAACATCACAGTGTTTATGCTTTAGACCTACTGGGCTTTGGTGCTTCGGATAAGCCCGACACTCCCTATAGTGTGCAACTTTGGGTTGAACAAGTTCACGCCTTCTGGCAAACCTTCGTACAAGTACCGGCCGTTCTGGTTGGCAACTCTATTGGTTCGCTGGTTAGCTTGAGCGAAGCTGCCGTCCATCCAGAGACTGCCTGTGGTGTAGCCATGATTAGTTTGCCAGACACAACCAGTCACAGAGAGACAGTGCCAGCTATTCTGCGTCCGTTGCTGCAGGGTCTTCAGTTCTGCTTACTGTCACCGCTCCTGCTACAACCATTGTTTCACTTGCTGCGACAACCCTGGATGGTTCGTCGATGGGCTGGGCTAGCCTATGCCTGCCAAGAAGCAGTCACCGACGAACTGCTAGAAATTCTTACTGCTCCCGCTCGGGAGAAGGGCGCCGCTAGAGCTTTCTGCGCCATCCTCAAAGCTATGGTGAGTCCCCAATTCGGACCCTGTATTCAATCCATTTTGAGCAAGCTTCGGGTTCCATCTCTATTGCTATGGGGCCAACAGGATCGCATGATTCCCAAGGCGCTAGCTCAACGATTTGTAGTCTACAACCCAGCCTTGCAGCTAGTTGAGCTAGAAAATGCTGGTCACTGTGCGCACGACGAGTGCCCAGAGCGGGTTAACCAGGAACTCTTGGGCTGGATCCAAACGAGCGTATTACAAGCCACTGCCTAA
- a CDS encoding response regulator transcription factor, with protein MQRILVIEDEPLVRLSILELLEAEDYEAIGAEDGSIGVERARQYNPDLILCDVMMPELDGYGVLSTLQQDQKTATIPFIFLTAKAAKTDIREGIELGADNYLTKPFTRAELLSAITARLASLDQHPYPVELIPQFLGQPSVDWIYKNLISPQIEKDYRGWHVAIEPESGKCFLGPTLESAHQAARVAFPTAVFYYCQVKNTAVESLQEKR; from the coding sequence ATGCAAAGAATTCTTGTCATTGAAGACGAGCCCCTAGTTCGATTAAGTATTCTAGAACTTTTGGAAGCTGAAGACTACGAGGCAATTGGTGCAGAAGATGGTTCCATTGGTGTGGAACGAGCTCGACAATACAACCCGGATCTCATCCTTTGTGATGTGATGATGCCTGAGCTGGATGGCTACGGCGTACTAAGTACATTGCAGCAAGATCAAAAAACTGCCACAATCCCTTTCATTTTTCTGACAGCTAAAGCAGCCAAAACGGACATTCGTGAAGGCATCGAATTGGGAGCTGACAACTACCTAACGAAGCCATTTACTAGAGCTGAGCTGTTAAGTGCAATTACAGCACGTTTGGCTAGCCTAGATCAGCATCCCTATCCTGTAGAATTGATTCCTCAATTTCTAGGTCAGCCCTCAGTTGATTGGATCTATAAGAATCTGATTAGCCCTCAAATTGAGAAAGATTATAGGGGCTGGCATGTGGCTATTGAACCTGAGAGCGGCAAATGCTTCCTAGGGCCTACGCTTGAGTCAGCCCATCAAGCAGCTCGTGTAGCTTTCCCAACTGCAGTATTCTACTATTGCCAAGTCAAAAATACAGCTGTAGAAAGCCTGCAAGAAAAGCGTTGA
- a CDS encoding HAD family phosphatase: MLTALLFDLDGTLANTDPLHLRTWQEILGQYGITVDAVFYKKHISGRLNPDIVRDLLPQLSLEEGLRLADRKEARFRELGTELQPLPGLLELLDWASQHQLSRALVTNAPRENAHFMLGVLGLEYAFTTVVLAEEATAGKPDPAPYQLALSRLGIMPGQALAFEDSQAGIRAAVAADIATVGIASTHEPQVLQKAGAMQVIPDFTDPKLVEIFAALGLEITAGTNSL; the protein is encoded by the coding sequence TTGCTAACAGCCCTCCTTTTCGATTTAGATGGAACCCTAGCCAACACAGACCCCTTACACCTTAGGACCTGGCAGGAAATTCTGGGACAATACGGCATCACAGTCGATGCTGTATTTTACAAAAAACATATCAGCGGGCGCTTGAATCCGGATATTGTGCGGGATCTGTTGCCCCAACTTTCGTTAGAAGAAGGTTTGCGCTTGGCCGATCGGAAAGAAGCTCGCTTCCGTGAGTTGGGAACTGAATTACAGCCGCTGCCTGGTCTCCTGGAACTGCTGGACTGGGCGAGCCAGCACCAACTATCTCGTGCTCTAGTTACTAATGCTCCGCGTGAGAATGCTCATTTCATGCTTGGGGTTTTAGGCTTGGAGTATGCCTTCACAACTGTTGTTTTGGCAGAGGAGGCAACAGCTGGCAAACCAGACCCTGCGCCCTATCAGCTTGCCCTTAGTCGCTTGGGTATAATGCCAGGGCAGGCTTTGGCTTTTGAAGATTCTCAAGCTGGGATTCGTGCAGCAGTGGCTGCTGATATTGCAACTGTTGGCATTGCCTCAACTCATGAGCCTCAGGTCTTGCAAAAGGCTGGAGCAATGCAGGTCATTCCAGATTTCACAGACCCAAAGCTCGTTGAAATCTTTGCTGCGCTTGGCCTTGAAATCACCGCTGGAACCAATAGTCTATAA
- a CDS encoding acyltransferase gives MTAAPRILKSVRLAWLEGIRGFAVILILLYHSQLLFTDYAFTPKPTGLSDNLEQLRMASDYLGAGFHAWLSIPGWFGFQFVDVFVLISGFSLALSLQTKPLPPIAFLKQRLMRLLRPFWTVAWLAYPILWLIGTLTNSYSPDAWHSFAGITFPLSTDYRGSLLLPTSGSWWFMPLIFSFTLLFPWLWKLLHRWGLYNLLLASTLLTLAYRLLAVYCLGGHPTYVLIDTPAAEQPFQLFLAKLSTFVLSMTVAHRYCQGKGPLFWSQPQAFVVGLVLYSLGFVGQFSRLGWVVAELLLPLGLTLLCMVVTRLLCKWSPLQHFMRWLGGHSYSYFLIHNFVVDRTLNLVVRGELELYYQLLPVMVLVTLALAVLADRLKPLLKRSSVTLIRHIDNYFSRSESSHLASKTSDF, from the coding sequence ATGACAGCCGCTCCTCGAATCCTAAAATCCGTCCGCTTAGCTTGGCTAGAAGGCATTCGCGGCTTCGCGGTCATCTTGATCCTGCTGTATCACTCTCAACTGCTGTTCACAGACTATGCCTTCACGCCCAAACCGACAGGTCTATCTGACAACCTAGAGCAGCTGCGCATGGCCTCAGATTATTTAGGAGCAGGTTTCCACGCTTGGCTGAGTATTCCAGGCTGGTTCGGTTTTCAGTTTGTTGATGTTTTTGTGTTGATCAGTGGTTTCAGCCTCGCGCTTTCGCTCCAGACGAAGCCCCTGCCGCCCATTGCCTTTCTCAAGCAACGCCTTATGCGTTTGCTCCGGCCGTTCTGGACCGTGGCTTGGCTTGCCTATCCAATTCTGTGGCTGATTGGCACTCTCACCAATAGCTATAGCCCAGATGCCTGGCACAGCTTTGCAGGCATTACTTTTCCATTGAGCACAGATTATCGGGGTAGCTTGCTGCTGCCAACTAGTGGCTCTTGGTGGTTTATGCCTCTAATCTTTAGCTTTACCCTCTTGTTTCCCTGGCTCTGGAAGTTGCTACACCGTTGGGGACTCTATAACTTGCTACTGGCCAGCACACTACTCACTCTGGCCTATCGGTTGCTAGCAGTTTACTGCTTGGGTGGGCACCCTACTTACGTACTCATAGACACGCCTGCTGCTGAACAACCTTTTCAACTCTTTCTCGCTAAACTCAGCACCTTTGTCTTGAGCATGACAGTTGCCCATCGCTACTGCCAGGGTAAGGGACCACTCTTCTGGAGCCAACCTCAGGCTTTTGTCGTCGGGTTGGTGCTATATAGTTTGGGCTTTGTCGGTCAGTTTTCTCGGCTAGGTTGGGTCGTTGCCGAGTTATTACTACCCCTCGGTCTAACTTTGTTGTGTATGGTGGTCACCCGCCTGTTATGTAAATGGTCCCCTCTACAACACTTCATGCGTTGGCTAGGGGGACACAGCTATAGTTATTTCTTAATCCACAACTTTGTAGTAGACCGTACGCTGAACCTAGTTGTCCGTGGTGAACTGGAACTGTACTACCAACTGCTACCTGTAATGGTGCTGGTAACCCTTGCTCTTGCAGTTCTAGCTGATAGGCTGAAGCCGCTGCTGAAGCGCTCCTCAGTCACCCTGATTCGTCACATTGACAACTATTTTAGTCGTTCCGAAAGCAGCCACTTAGCTTCTAAAACCAGCGACTTTTAA
- a CDS encoding STAS domain-containing protein, which yields MSSATVIQVEHIGSIDVVVVPLPTCIDGSTGLEICQTLLRRIDWGYSHLLLDCSRVHSVDGSVLRALASVFQKYCLQAGSLTLFGASTEVQLALHLDGLSEVIPHFTDQQTAIANLKSRWF from the coding sequence ATGTCTTCAGCAACTGTAATTCAAGTAGAGCACATCGGCAGTATTGATGTTGTGGTTGTTCCGTTGCCTACTTGTATAGATGGCTCTACTGGTTTAGAGATTTGCCAAACATTGCTGCGTAGAATTGACTGGGGCTACAGCCACCTACTTCTAGACTGTAGCCGGGTTCATTCAGTTGACGGTTCTGTCCTGAGGGCACTTGCCTCTGTGTTTCAAAAATACTGTCTCCAAGCTGGGAGCTTAACTCTATTTGGAGCTAGTACTGAGGTGCAGTTAGCGCTTCATCTAGATGGACTCAGCGAGGTAATTCCTCATTTCACTGATCAGCAGACTGCTATCGCAAATCTTAAAAGTCGCTGGTTTTAG
- a CDS encoding recombinase family protein codes for MQRPLWITGPSRSGKTDRLVQFFQDQRLSLTARQSILALAAHRESRLNLAERLTTATDGQVTVADHTPVGFFQAEVVLFWPLLVQKLDLKAQFPLPLHPENEQELATRVWAKGLVAQGPLRLPNLSVERCVERLLSLLQLSAFAAVPLADSASILATGTAGQADLSPELWERVARALGQWRDWCLARGLLTNGIATELYWQYLLPDASYQQQLLRRYPVVLADDVDNYPAVARQLFEIMLEGRSRAAFSFNVHGAVRLGLGADPEYLSDLASRCNVERLGASPDLSLSVDFGPTVDLMVSDPTAPLSLLPAQFQTIQTLSRSTMLRQTAECIVQAVQAGVVQPREIAILGPGIDAIGRYVLTEILTRAGISVEVLHDHRPLSHFAPVRALLTLCALVYPGLAHLVDRDDVAQMLVALSQQPKQPHLLSLEPVIDPVRAGLLADHCFDPQPAQPHLLLSQAYERWDRLGYQVCDFYDPLVQWLDSQRQQQQEHLLGNPPVLLDRAIQRFLEPTRLPLEYRTLLRKFMETSSHYWQVEARLSQVEPEAQATHKPLEDFIQLIRSGAITATPFPVQPLQAQAEGAVTLAAVFQYRAAQPLHRWQFWLDCGSQYWGDGGAAVLFGYGLFQKHWDGQPWTPADTEQAEQARLQRTLQDLLGRTTERVYLCHSDLSTSGQEQFGPLTPLVDAVAPVEMSVL; via the coding sequence ATGCAACGCCCTCTGTGGATCACTGGCCCCAGCCGCAGCGGCAAGACAGACCGATTGGTTCAGTTTTTTCAGGACCAGCGGCTCTCGTTAACCGCGCGCCAGAGCATCTTGGCCCTCGCGGCTCATCGAGAAAGTCGGCTCAACCTAGCAGAACGGTTGACAACTGCTACTGACGGACAAGTCACGGTTGCCGACCATACGCCTGTTGGTTTCTTTCAGGCTGAGGTGGTTCTGTTTTGGCCTCTGCTGGTGCAAAAGCTAGATCTCAAGGCCCAGTTTCCGCTCCCCCTGCATCCTGAAAATGAGCAAGAGCTGGCAACTAGAGTTTGGGCCAAAGGCTTGGTAGCGCAAGGACCCTTGCGTTTGCCAAACCTGAGTGTAGAGCGTTGTGTTGAACGCCTATTAAGCCTGCTGCAACTGTCGGCCTTTGCGGCAGTGCCCTTGGCCGACAGCGCGTCGATTCTGGCAACTGGCACCGCAGGGCAAGCGGACTTGTCACCAGAACTATGGGAGCGGGTAGCTCGGGCGCTCGGTCAGTGGCGGGACTGGTGCTTAGCTCGTGGCCTGCTCACCAACGGCATTGCCACTGAATTGTATTGGCAATATTTGTTGCCTGACGCTAGTTACCAGCAGCAACTGCTTCGCCGCTACCCTGTGGTTCTAGCCGACGACGTCGACAACTACCCGGCTGTGGCTCGCCAGCTATTTGAGATCATGCTGGAGGGGCGGAGCCGTGCGGCCTTCAGCTTTAATGTCCATGGTGCAGTGCGCTTGGGCTTAGGCGCAGATCCAGAGTATTTGAGTGACCTGGCAAGCCGTTGTAATGTTGAGCGTTTAGGCGCCTCGCCAGACCTCTCTCTGTCGGTGGACTTCGGGCCAACCGTCGATTTGATGGTGAGTGATCCCACTGCACCTCTGTCTTTATTACCGGCCCAGTTTCAAACTATTCAAACCCTCTCACGCTCGACGATGCTGCGCCAGACAGCGGAATGTATCGTGCAAGCTGTACAAGCAGGTGTAGTGCAGCCGCGAGAGATCGCCATTCTCGGCCCCGGTATTGATGCCATTGGCCGATACGTTCTCACTGAAATTTTGACCCGGGCGGGTATTTCAGTAGAAGTTCTGCATGACCACCGACCGCTCAGCCACTTTGCTCCTGTGCGGGCACTATTAACGCTGTGTGCTTTGGTTTACCCTGGCCTGGCTCATCTGGTTGATCGCGATGATGTCGCTCAGATGTTAGTGGCCTTAAGCCAACAGCCCAAACAGCCGCATCTGCTCTCGCTCGAACCTGTGATTGATCCGGTGCGTGCTGGTTTACTGGCCGATCACTGTTTTGATCCGCAGCCAGCGCAGCCTCATCTACTGCTCAGCCAAGCTTACGAACGCTGGGATCGTTTGGGCTACCAGGTTTGCGACTTCTACGATCCCCTCGTGCAGTGGTTAGACAGCCAGCGGCAACAACAACAGGAGCATTTGTTAGGTAATCCGCCGGTTCTGCTGGACCGGGCGATTCAACGCTTTCTAGAGCCAACTCGTTTGCCCCTAGAATATAGAACGCTGCTGCGCAAATTTATGGAAACGTCAAGCCACTATTGGCAAGTCGAAGCGCGTTTGAGCCAGGTGGAACCAGAAGCTCAAGCTACTCATAAGCCCCTGGAAGACTTTATTCAACTCATCCGCAGTGGAGCCATTACTGCAACTCCCTTTCCGGTGCAGCCTTTACAAGCTCAGGCTGAGGGAGCCGTTACTCTAGCCGCAGTCTTTCAGTATCGAGCAGCTCAACCCTTACATCGCTGGCAGTTCTGGCTAGATTGCGGCTCGCAGTATTGGGGTGATGGCGGGGCTGCTGTGCTATTTGGCTACGGTTTATTTCAAAAGCATTGGGACGGGCAACCTTGGACTCCAGCCGATACGGAACAGGCTGAGCAGGCTCGGTTGCAACGCACCCTTCAGGATTTACTCGGTCGTACGACCGAGCGAGTTTATCTATGCCACAGTGATTTATCCACTAGTGGCCAAGAACAATTTGGGCCTCTGACCCCACTTGTTGATGCAGTAGCTCCTGTAGAGATGAGTGTTTTATAA
- the pgsA gene encoding CDP-diacylglycerol--glycerol-3-phosphate 3-phosphatidyltransferase: MTLPTWITLSRLLGVPVILWALSLGTEEGRWLSTAVFLVAAGTDWLDGYLARRLNQVTELGKFLDPLVDKLLVFAPLLVLIELGQIPAWAVFLILARELTVAGWRVSGSKAISGANLWGKLKTVTQILAIALLIVQSPGGLEAFWLAVILTLVSGAIYLWPQPASEPVVEP; the protein is encoded by the coding sequence ATGACTCTGCCAACCTGGATCACCCTATCGCGACTACTGGGGGTACCCGTCATTCTTTGGGCTTTGAGCCTAGGTACTGAGGAAGGCCGTTGGCTTAGCACTGCTGTTTTTTTGGTGGCAGCTGGCACAGACTGGCTTGATGGTTACCTTGCCCGTCGCCTCAACCAGGTCACTGAGCTAGGGAAGTTTTTAGACCCTTTAGTAGACAAGCTGTTAGTTTTTGCCCCGTTGTTGGTGTTGATCGAACTGGGACAGATCCCTGCTTGGGCCGTATTCTTGATTCTGGCCCGGGAACTCACAGTAGCGGGTTGGCGTGTCTCTGGTAGCAAAGCCATTTCTGGGGCAAACTTGTGGGGCAAACTTAAGACTGTCACTCAAATCCTGGCAATTGCATTGTTGATTGTGCAATCGCCAGGGGGGTTAGAGGCGTTCTGGTTAGCAGTCATCTTGACCCTCGTCTCTGGTGCCATTTACCTCTGGCCCCAACCTGCCTCGGAGCCAGTGGTTGAACCCTAA
- a CDS encoding GNAT family N-acetyltransferase, whose translation MQVVHFDDVSQFCAVTKDYLLQDEAHHNLILGLTGLLIQQPERFTELPYLALVEAQGQILAVALRTPPNKLVVSRALNAEALSLIAQDLLKRFVQLPAVHGPNQEAQTFASAWQSLTGQIPEQGERLRIYQLDQVQPITKVPGYLRCATEADRDLLLNWCKTLFEVLNEPISPQIKQLVDRGLKNQSIWLWQNEVPVSMASKGFTTPNGATINLVYTPPEHRRQGYASSCVAALSQFLLDSGRRHCFLFADLANPTSNHIYQTIGYQPVCDVIDYWFQR comes from the coding sequence GTGCAAGTTGTGCATTTTGATGACGTCAGTCAATTTTGTGCAGTGACGAAGGACTATTTACTGCAAGACGAAGCACATCACAACCTGATTCTTGGTCTTACAGGCCTCCTGATACAGCAGCCTGAACGTTTTACAGAATTACCCTATTTAGCCCTGGTTGAAGCCCAAGGGCAAATTTTAGCTGTTGCGTTACGTACACCGCCCAACAAGCTAGTGGTTTCGCGAGCACTTAACGCTGAAGCCTTGTCACTGATTGCTCAAGATTTGCTCAAGCGATTCGTACAACTTCCTGCAGTCCATGGTCCCAATCAGGAAGCACAGACCTTTGCTTCTGCCTGGCAAAGCCTTACAGGACAGATCCCTGAACAAGGCGAGCGATTGCGCATTTATCAACTAGATCAAGTCCAGCCAATCACCAAAGTTCCAGGCTATTTGCGTTGCGCGACCGAAGCTGATCGGGATCTATTGCTCAATTGGTGCAAAACCCTTTTTGAGGTGCTAAATGAGCCGATTTCGCCACAAATTAAACAGCTTGTCGATAGAGGCTTGAAGAACCAATCAATTTGGCTCTGGCAGAATGAAGTGCCCGTTTCAATGGCGAGCAAGGGTTTCACAACCCCTAATGGAGCAACAATTAATTTGGTCTACACTCCACCTGAGCACCGACGCCAAGGTTACGCGAGCTCCTGTGTTGCTGCTCTAAGTCAATTCTTACTAGATTCAGGTCGGCGTCACTGTTTCTTATTTGCTGATTTAGCAAATCCAACTTCGAATCACATCTATCAAACTATTGGCTATCAACCCGTTTGTGATGTTATAGACTATTGGTTCCAGCGGTGA